In Synechococcus sp. CB0101, a genomic segment contains:
- a CDS encoding (Fe-S)-binding protein gives MSTAAAAAASTDPCVHCGFCLPTCASYRVLGTEMDSPRGRIHALKAIAAGELELDATTASHFDSCLGCFACVSACPSGVRYDELIEATRPKLNAPELRSPAQRAFRQLLLALLPYPKRLRAALTPLRAYAGTPLQGLLRRSGLLRSLPAPLVAMEQLLPPLAAEAFRDGHPVVVPAQGERRARVGLVLGCVQRVFDPGVNRATLEVLSANGVEVVIPPAQSCCGAVAHHQGELAQTCELAEALIESFKAVVGPGRPAGPEPLDAVLVAASGCGHTLKHYGDLLDGASGATFASQVRDVHEFLAELGLSESFRARLRPLQHADGQTATADNPVLVAYHDACHMLHGQGISAEPRTLLRAIPHLQLREATEAGVCCGSAGIYNLVQPEEAAALGQIKAADLQGTGAELIASANIGCTLQLRRHLPQVGETSLPTPTVAHPIELLHRSARGSQA, from the coding sequence ATGAGCACCGCCGCAGCTGCCGCAGCCTCCACCGATCCCTGCGTGCACTGCGGCTTCTGCCTGCCCACGTGCGCCAGCTATCGGGTGCTGGGCACCGAGATGGATTCGCCCCGAGGACGGATCCACGCCCTCAAGGCGATCGCAGCCGGTGAGCTGGAGCTGGATGCCACCACGGCGAGTCATTTCGATAGCTGCCTGGGCTGTTTTGCCTGCGTAAGCGCTTGCCCCTCGGGGGTGCGCTACGACGAACTGATCGAGGCCACCCGGCCAAAGCTGAATGCCCCAGAGCTGCGCAGCCCAGCCCAGCGCGCGTTTCGCCAACTGCTGTTAGCGCTGCTGCCCTACCCAAAGCGACTCCGGGCAGCCCTGACGCCGCTGCGCGCCTACGCCGGCACCCCCTTGCAAGGCCTGCTGCGCCGCTCCGGGCTACTGCGGAGCCTGCCCGCCCCGCTCGTGGCCATGGAGCAGCTGTTGCCACCCCTGGCCGCGGAGGCCTTCCGGGATGGTCATCCCGTGGTGGTGCCAGCCCAGGGGGAACGCAGAGCCCGGGTGGGCTTGGTGCTGGGTTGCGTGCAACGGGTGTTCGATCCCGGCGTGAACCGCGCCACGCTTGAGGTGTTGAGCGCCAATGGCGTCGAGGTGGTGATCCCACCGGCTCAGAGCTGTTGCGGTGCTGTCGCTCACCATCAAGGGGAACTGGCGCAGACGTGCGAACTGGCCGAGGCGCTGATCGAGAGCTTCAAGGCCGTCGTGGGGCCTGGCCGGCCAGCGGGCCCCGAGCCTCTCGACGCCGTGTTGGTGGCAGCGTCGGGCTGCGGCCACACGCTCAAGCATTACGGCGACTTGCTCGACGGCGCCTCCGGAGCCACCTTTGCGTCCCAAGTGCGGGACGTTCACGAATTTCTGGCGGAGCTGGGGCTGAGCGAGAGCTTCCGGGCACGCCTGCGCCCGTTGCAGCACGCAGACGGCCAAACCGCCACGGCCGACAACCCTGTGCTGGTGGCTTATCACGATGCCTGCCACATGCTCCACGGCCAGGGCATCAGTGCCGAGCCCCGCACCCTCTTGCGTGCAATCCCCCATCTGCAGCTGCGGGAAGCCACAGAAGCCGGCGTGTGCTGCGGCAGCGCGGGGATTTACAACCTGGTGCAACCCGAGGAAGCCGCGGCACTGGGGCAGATCAAGGCGGCAGACCTGCAGGGCACTGGGGCCGAGCTGATCGCCAGCGCCAACATCGGCTGCACCCTGCAGCTGCGCCGGCATCTCCCGCAGGTGGGTGAAACCAGCCTGCCGACACCCACCGTGGCCCATCCGATCGAACTGCTGCATCGCAGCGCCCGCGGCAGCCAGGCTTGA
- a CDS encoding ABC transporter ATP-binding protein, whose translation MAQLQSKTLQQVVQLAGQLPPHLRRRILVLLPISVVPGILDAASIAVVAWMMSTLLGTRLRQGIPSLPFLQGDRLDQALWLIALFILFSWLRSLSKLLVLGLQERMTGQLWLWLTETIYARILSQPYEFHIGKNDKKLATQLLSNVTHVVKGVFSPLLQLQSSLITVFFLFAGLIYVGRWYAMALFFCLVIAYGGFSVLLTPYLRRASSQKLRLASAMKQGFFESMNVIREIHLSSAEPFFKRAFGVDSRKAKRVEALNNFLPNLPKQIIEPVGITLIFSFGALPALLGKGSVGDLKQIIPFLATLALASQRITPAMNDLFKALTRLRASLPNLTSVLGFLALPEPTGMSLGLASAGISPEGIRPRRSIRLHDVSYCYPGRDEPVISGLNLTIPVGSRVALVGSTGSGKSTTAHLLLGLLTPQQGALEIDGLVVEPDDLRAWQSCCAYVPQIVSFLRGSVLENIAFAEDPMQVDQDRVWEALEAAQLQDVVASLPYGLYTPVGRDGLHLSGGQRQRLALARAFYRKAEFLLLDEATSALDNRTESEVIAALEIVARRCTTVVIAHRLSTIERCDRIFEFEAGRLKASGTFDQLRERSDSFKDLTQLEGRFAIQQE comes from the coding sequence ATGGCGCAGCTTCAAAGCAAGACGCTGCAGCAGGTGGTCCAGTTGGCCGGGCAATTGCCGCCTCATTTGCGGCGCCGCATTCTTGTTCTGTTACCGATCTCGGTGGTTCCAGGCATCCTCGATGCCGCATCGATTGCGGTGGTGGCCTGGATGATGTCCACCTTGTTGGGCACTCGTCTGCGCCAAGGCATTCCGTCGTTGCCGTTTCTCCAGGGTGATCGGTTGGATCAGGCCCTGTGGCTGATCGCCCTGTTCATCCTGTTTTCCTGGTTGCGATCACTATCCAAACTGCTTGTACTGGGCTTGCAGGAGCGGATGACGGGCCAGCTTTGGCTGTGGCTCACGGAAACGATCTATGCCCGCATTTTGTCGCAGCCCTACGAATTTCATATTGGCAAGAATGACAAGAAGTTGGCGACACAACTGCTGTCCAACGTGACCCATGTGGTCAAGGGTGTCTTTTCGCCATTGCTGCAGTTGCAGTCGTCCTTGATCACGGTTTTCTTCTTATTTGCTGGCCTTATCTATGTTGGTCGCTGGTATGCGATGGCCCTGTTTTTCTGTCTGGTCATTGCGTACGGCGGTTTTTCTGTGTTGCTGACGCCTTATCTCAGGCGTGCCTCATCTCAGAAGCTGCGCTTGGCATCAGCCATGAAGCAGGGATTTTTCGAGTCAATGAACGTGATTCGTGAGATCCATCTCTCATCCGCAGAGCCTTTTTTCAAGCGTGCCTTCGGCGTGGATTCTCGAAAGGCAAAGCGTGTCGAAGCGCTCAATAACTTTCTTCCTAATCTACCCAAGCAAATCATCGAACCTGTCGGGATCACTCTGATCTTCTCGTTCGGCGCCTTGCCGGCTCTCTTGGGAAAGGGGAGCGTTGGTGACCTCAAGCAGATCATCCCTTTCCTCGCCACCCTCGCGCTGGCATCGCAGCGGATCACCCCAGCCATGAACGACCTGTTCAAGGCCCTCACCCGCTTGCGTGCATCCTTGCCGAATCTCACCAGCGTCCTCGGTTTTCTGGCTCTGCCTGAGCCAACAGGGATGTCGCTTGGATTGGCGTCAGCGGGGATCAGTCCGGAGGGCATCAGGCCGCGACGATCCATTCGGTTGCACGATGTGAGCTACTGCTACCCAGGTCGAGATGAACCGGTGATCTCAGGGCTCAACCTCACGATTCCAGTCGGTTCTCGTGTGGCTCTGGTGGGTTCCACCGGCAGTGGCAAAAGCACCACAGCCCATCTGTTGTTGGGCTTGCTCACCCCGCAACAAGGCGCCCTCGAGATTGATGGTCTTGTGGTGGAGCCCGACGATCTGCGGGCTTGGCAGTCGTGTTGCGCCTACGTGCCGCAGATCGTGTCGTTTTTGCGGGGCAGTGTTCTGGAGAACATTGCTTTTGCAGAGGATCCGATGCAAGTGGATCAGGATCGCGTCTGGGAAGCTCTCGAAGCGGCTCAGCTGCAAGATGTGGTGGCGAGCCTCCCCTATGGCCTGTACACACCCGTAGGTCGTGATGGTTTGCACCTCTCGGGCGGCCAGCGTCAACGCCTGGCTCTGGCACGCGCTTTTTACCGCAAAGCCGAGTTCTTGCTGTTGGATGAAGCCACTAGTGCTCTCGATAACCGCACGGAATCTGAAGTGATTGCGGCGCTTGAAATTGTGGCTCGTCGCTGCACCACCGTGGTGATTGCCCATCGCTTATCAACGATTGAGCGTTGCGATCGGATCTTTGAATTTGAAGCTGGGCGCCTCAAGGCATCGGGCACGTTTGACCAATTAAGGGAACGTTCCGATAGTTTCAAGGATCTGACCCAACTCGAGGGTCGTTTCGCGATCCAGCAGGAATGA
- a CDS encoding glycosyltransferase, with protein sequence MRSIRILVPGTTGRFRCGGLLVELQTARLLEQIARVEVVTYRQREPDHPFLADLLRQEPADCSSDSPLWLVSWGFDVPWLLRRLKGRAAAYHAHSSGYGFDLPAGVPVVAVSRNTLGYWGDRAPRNPLTLVPNALEPMWLERGARTDSAVRPIDVLVQRRKTSAYVLDQLVPALRERGLKVEVQSGWVEDLVDLFNSATVYLYDSAPYWRSRGVTEGFGLPPIEALACGCVVFSSVNHALADNLDPGRMGHQLGAGTLQADLERITAAVQAPDAWRAEPSALARLLEGCSEQAQLMRWQEALQQINQHWDRLAAGSSALPAPKQGLLPWGRIRQGLANQISGLAWALKSRR encoded by the coding sequence TTGCGCTCGATCCGCATTCTTGTTCCCGGCACCACGGGCCGGTTTCGTTGTGGTGGTCTGCTGGTGGAGCTGCAGACCGCCAGGCTCTTGGAGCAGATCGCCCGTGTGGAGGTGGTCACCTACCGGCAGAGGGAGCCTGATCATCCGTTTTTGGCCGACCTGCTGCGGCAAGAGCCGGCTGACTGCTCCAGCGACTCTCCCTTGTGGTTGGTGAGTTGGGGGTTTGACGTGCCTTGGCTGCTGCGCCGGCTCAAGGGCCGAGCCGCCGCTTATCACGCCCACAGCAGTGGGTATGGATTTGATTTGCCGGCGGGGGTGCCGGTGGTCGCCGTGAGCCGCAACACCCTCGGCTACTGGGGCGATCGCGCGCCCCGCAATCCGCTCACGCTGGTGCCGAATGCCCTCGAGCCGATGTGGCTCGAACGCGGCGCTCGCACGGACTCAGCCGTGAGGCCAATCGATGTGCTGGTGCAGCGGCGCAAAACCAGTGCCTATGTGCTGGATCAGTTGGTGCCTGCGCTGCGTGAACGCGGACTCAAGGTGGAGGTGCAGAGCGGCTGGGTGGAGGATCTGGTGGATCTCTTCAACAGCGCGACGGTTTACCTCTACGACTCGGCTCCCTATTGGCGCAGCCGCGGTGTGACGGAGGGATTTGGGCTGCCGCCAATCGAGGCCCTGGCTTGCGGGTGCGTGGTGTTCAGCAGCGTGAACCACGCTTTGGCCGACAACCTCGATCCCGGTCGGATGGGTCATCAGCTCGGCGCCGGCACGCTCCAGGCCGATCTCGAGCGCATCACAGCGGCTGTGCAGGCGCCTGATGCCTGGCGTGCAGAGCCATCTGCGCTGGCTCGGCTCCTCGAGGGCTGCTCGGAGCAGGCGCAGTTGATGCGTTGGCAGGAAGCGCTCCAGCAGATCAACCAACACTGGGATCGATTGGCGGCTGGATCCTCAGCGCTCCCTGCCCCGAAGCAGGGCCTGCTGCCCTGGGGCCGGATCCGTCAGGGCTTGGCCAATCAGATCTCTGGTCTCGCCTGGGCTTTGAAGAGTCGTCGCTGA
- a CDS encoding NADP-dependent isocitrate dehydrogenase, producing the protein MATYEKLTAPAQGTAIRFENGQPVVPNDPIVPFIRGDGTGVDIWPATQKVLDAAVAKAYGGERRIEWFKVYAGDEACDLYGTYQYLPEDTLEAIRTYGVAIKGPLTTPIGGGIRSLNVALRQIFDLYCCVRPCRYYEGTPSPHKRPQDLDVIVYRENTEDIYMGIEWEASDPVCLELIKHLNEVVIPANGKLGKRQIPAGSGIGIKPVSKEGSQRHIRKAIQHALRLEGKKRHVTLVHKGNIMKFTEGSFRDWGYELATTEFRADCVTERESWILDNADSNPGLSIEANARMVDPGYDALTPEKKEAICAEVKGVLDAIGASHGNGQWKQMVMVDDRIADSIFQQIQTRPADYSILATLNLNGDYISDAAAAVVGGLGMAPGANIGDNAAIFEATHGTAPKHAGLDRINPGSVILSGVMMLEYMGWQEAADLITAGLSAAIANKEVTYDLARLMEPRVEPVSCSGFADAVIKHFEG; encoded by the coding sequence ATGGCCACCTACGAGAAGCTCACCGCCCCGGCCCAGGGCACGGCCATCCGCTTCGAGAACGGCCAGCCCGTGGTGCCCAACGACCCGATCGTGCCGTTCATCCGCGGTGATGGCACCGGCGTGGACATTTGGCCCGCCACCCAGAAGGTGCTGGATGCGGCCGTCGCCAAGGCCTACGGCGGCGAGCGCCGCATCGAGTGGTTCAAGGTGTATGCCGGCGATGAGGCCTGCGACCTCTACGGCACCTATCAGTACCTGCCGGAAGACACCCTCGAGGCGATCCGCACCTACGGCGTGGCGATCAAGGGCCCCCTCACCACACCGATCGGCGGCGGCATCCGTTCGCTGAACGTGGCCCTGCGCCAGATTTTTGATCTGTATTGCTGCGTGCGCCCCTGCCGCTACTACGAGGGCACACCGAGCCCCCACAAGCGTCCCCAGGACCTCGACGTGATCGTGTATCGCGAGAACACCGAAGACATCTATATGGGGATCGAATGGGAAGCAAGCGACCCCGTGTGCCTAGAGCTGATCAAGCACCTCAACGAGGTGGTGATCCCGGCCAACGGCAAGCTCGGCAAGCGCCAGATCCCCGCCGGCTCAGGCATCGGCATCAAGCCGGTGAGCAAGGAGGGCAGCCAGCGCCACATCCGCAAGGCCATCCAGCATGCCCTGCGCCTCGAGGGCAAGAAGCGGCACGTGACCCTGGTGCACAAGGGCAACATCATGAAGTTCACGGAAGGTTCCTTCCGCGACTGGGGTTACGAGCTGGCCACCACCGAATTCCGCGCTGACTGCGTGACCGAGCGGGAGAGCTGGATCCTCGATAACGCCGACAGCAACCCGGGCCTGAGCATCGAAGCCAATGCCCGCATGGTGGACCCTGGCTACGACGCCCTCACCCCTGAGAAGAAAGAGGCGATCTGCGCCGAGGTGAAGGGCGTGCTCGATGCCATCGGCGCCAGCCACGGCAACGGCCAGTGGAAGCAGATGGTGATGGTCGACGACCGCATCGCCGACAGCATCTTCCAGCAGATCCAGACCCGCCCGGCCGACTATTCGATCCTGGCCACCCTCAACCTCAACGGCGATTACATCTCCGATGCCGCCGCCGCTGTGGTGGGCGGTTTGGGCATGGCCCCCGGCGCCAACATCGGCGACAACGCCGCCATCTTTGAGGCCACCCACGGCACCGCACCGAAGCACGCGGGCCTCGATCGGATCAACCCCGGCTCGGTGATCCTCAGCGGAGTGATGATGCTCGAATACATGGGCTGGCAGGAAGCCGCTGACCTGATCACCGCCGGTCTGAGTGCGGCCATCGCCAACAAAGAGGTCACCTATGACCTGGCCCGCCTGATGGAGCCGCGGGTGGAACCGGTGAGCTGCAGCGGTTTCGCCGATGCCGTGATCAAGCACTTCGAGGGCTGA
- a CDS encoding heme oxygenase (biliverdin-producing), which translates to MSVALAAQLREGTKKSHTMAENTGFVSCFLKGVVDKASYRKLVADLYFVYGAMEEEIARLKDNPVVSPIAFPQLNRREALEQDLAYYFGADWKNQIQPSPSAAVYVARIHQVAQESPELLVGHHYTRYLGDLSGGQILKNIAQKAMNLSDNDGLHFYEFAAIDDEKAFKGTYRSAMDTLPIDQATADRIVEEANEAFHLNMNMFKELEGNLVAAIGKVLFGFLTRRQRSGSTEAVAA; encoded by the coding sequence ATGTCTGTTGCCCTTGCTGCCCAACTGCGTGAAGGGACCAAAAAGTCCCACACCATGGCCGAGAACACCGGCTTTGTGAGCTGCTTCCTCAAGGGTGTGGTGGATAAGGCCAGCTATCGCAAGCTCGTGGCCGACCTCTACTTCGTGTACGGCGCGATGGAAGAGGAAATCGCCCGACTGAAGGACAACCCGGTGGTGTCGCCGATCGCCTTCCCCCAGCTGAACCGGCGTGAAGCGCTGGAGCAGGACCTCGCCTACTACTTCGGCGCTGACTGGAAAAACCAGATTCAGCCCTCCCCGTCGGCGGCCGTCTACGTGGCCCGCATCCATCAGGTGGCCCAGGAGTCGCCCGAGCTGCTGGTGGGTCACCACTACACCCGCTACCTGGGTGATCTCTCTGGCGGTCAGATCCTCAAGAACATTGCCCAGAAGGCGATGAACCTGAGCGACAACGACGGCCTGCACTTCTACGAATTCGCCGCCATCGACGACGAGAAGGCCTTCAAGGGCACCTATCGCTCCGCCATGGACACCCTGCCGATCGATCAGGCCACGGCCGATCGGATCGTGGAGGAGGCCAACGAGGCCTTCCACCTGAACATGAACATGTTCAAGGAGCTCGAGGGCAATCTGGTGGCCGCCATCGGCAAGGTGCTGTTTGGCTTCCTCACCCGCCGCCAGCGCTCCGGTAGCACCGAGGCTGTGGCTGCTTGA
- a CDS encoding ABC transporter ATP-binding protein, with product MQSRTLDQLRQLFRLLPQQRLRALQALVPVSVLPGALDLACVWLIAQLTGSLVGQTRLQPLAGSEAVDQSLWLIGGFVLACWLASAAKLALRLRQQRLAARIWRDLSDQIYARLLRQPLLFHLESGSAELSARVLANLNHLAVNVITPILQLISGVASITLLSIGILWVGRWLSVALVLGLVLAYVLVSLSVTPRLRAASSVRVAMESRSSQVLLESIHAVRDIQLTSSEPHFQSIFGRSTELSRQSIWLAEWLPELPRGLIEPLGITVIFAIGALPALLSGNPQRVQQILPFLAMISVAALRLTPPLQDAFRALTRIRGSLPLLGDVVELLSLPEQRPTLLTPGVPSPAGVAPRHFVRLRDVWFRYPQSHDWVLKGVDLTIPVGARVALVGTTGSGKSTTAHVLLGLLSPQKGALELDGIAVDDLEVPAWQANCAHVPQSIHLLHGTILENVAFGEAMEQVDEHRVWEALEAARLDDFVAQLPFGLQSPVGDDGLRLSGGQRQRLALARAFYRRSSFLVLDEATSALDNRTESEVIDALELVGRRCTTLVVAHRLSTVSRCDRIVELVDGGIRAYSTVDELQSSSATFDELLRLDDHAIGLAGH from the coding sequence ATGCAAAGCCGGACTCTTGACCAGCTGCGGCAGCTGTTCCGCTTGTTGCCGCAGCAGCGTCTGAGGGCTTTGCAGGCCTTGGTGCCCGTATCGGTGCTGCCTGGTGCCTTGGATCTGGCCTGTGTCTGGTTGATTGCCCAGCTCACAGGATCGCTGGTGGGGCAGACCCGGCTTCAGCCGTTGGCGGGTTCCGAGGCAGTGGATCAGAGCCTTTGGCTGATCGGTGGATTCGTGTTGGCCTGCTGGTTGGCGTCGGCGGCGAAGCTCGCCTTGAGGCTGCGGCAGCAACGCCTGGCCGCAAGGATTTGGCGTGATCTCTCAGATCAGATCTATGCGCGTCTGCTGAGGCAGCCGCTGCTGTTCCATCTGGAGTCGGGCTCGGCTGAGCTCAGCGCTCGGGTGCTGGCCAATCTCAATCACTTGGCGGTGAATGTGATCACACCGATCCTGCAGTTGATCAGCGGGGTGGCGTCCATCACCTTGCTGTCCATCGGGATTCTGTGGGTGGGGCGCTGGCTCTCGGTTGCCCTGGTGTTGGGGTTGGTGCTGGCCTACGTGCTTGTTTCGCTGAGCGTGACCCCGCGGCTGCGGGCAGCCAGCTCCGTGCGGGTAGCGATGGAGAGCCGCTCCTCCCAGGTGTTGCTCGAATCCATCCATGCCGTTCGCGATATCCAGCTCACCAGCAGCGAGCCTCACTTCCAATCGATTTTTGGGCGCTCCACGGAGCTCTCCAGGCAGAGCATCTGGTTGGCTGAGTGGTTGCCTGAGTTGCCGCGGGGCTTGATTGAGCCGCTGGGCATCACGGTGATCTTTGCGATCGGGGCCCTTCCGGCGCTGCTCAGTGGTAACCCCCAGCGGGTGCAGCAGATCCTGCCCTTCCTGGCGATGATTTCAGTGGCGGCCCTGCGGTTGACGCCACCGCTGCAAGACGCGTTTCGCGCCCTGACCCGGATCCGCGGCTCGCTGCCCTTGCTGGGGGACGTTGTGGAGCTGCTGTCGTTGCCCGAGCAGCGCCCCACCCTGCTCACCCCTGGCGTGCCTTCTCCTGCAGGAGTGGCTCCACGTCATTTCGTGCGCTTGCGCGATGTGTGGTTCCGCTACCCCCAGTCCCACGACTGGGTGCTCAAGGGGGTGGACCTCACCATTCCGGTTGGTGCGCGCGTGGCCCTGGTCGGCACCACGGGCAGTGGGAAGAGCACAACTGCCCATGTATTGCTCGGATTGCTCAGCCCACAGAAGGGTGCGCTTGAGCTCGATGGCATTGCCGTGGACGATCTGGAAGTGCCGGCCTGGCAGGCCAACTGCGCTCACGTTCCCCAGTCGATCCATTTGCTGCACGGCACGATCCTGGAGAACGTGGCCTTCGGCGAGGCCATGGAGCAGGTGGATGAGCACCGCGTCTGGGAGGCTCTCGAGGCGGCGCGTCTCGACGACTTTGTGGCGCAGTTGCCCTTTGGACTTCAGAGCCCTGTTGGCGACGATGGTCTGCGTTTGTCGGGTGGGCAACGGCAGCGCCTTGCCCTGGCTCGGGCCTTCTATCGCCGCTCCAGCTTCCTGGTGCTAGACGAGGCCACCAGTGCCCTCGACAACCGCACCGAATCGGAAGTGATCGACGCGTTGGAGCTGGTGGGCCGTCGCTGCACCACGTTGGTGGTCGCTCATCGGCTGAGCACGGTGAGTCGCTGCGATCGCATTGTGGAGTTGGTGGATGGGGGCATCAGGGCCTACAGCACCGTTGATGAGCTCCAGAGCTCATCCGCCACGTTTGATGAGCTGCTGCGTCTCGACGATCACGCGATCGGTTTGGCAGGTCACTGA
- a CDS encoding glycosyltransferase encodes MAENLWVWSPLLIPAAHAGWKRACNRWLFAFWLDVWRRCLHLQADLLWTYNPLSGLLITLPQCHYQQLVYHCVDDLVAQPCMPAALIAREEERLCRCSDQVFVTSPELLRTRSVFNSRIRYDSNVADVDFFARARDSSMPIAPELLALPEGPRLGFIGAVSAYKLDFNLLAQLAEARPDCQIILIGRLGEGDPSTDLQRVESYPNVHCLGPRAYAELPFYLRGFDLALLPCPINDYTRSMFPMKFFEYMAAGVPIVSTALPALQDYAELACLCRTDHDFIDAINCLLSSDDRRHEAVVPLQQMPTHCSYRGRTQLMMQVLDRDQTGI; translated from the coding sequence GTGGCTGAGAACCTCTGGGTTTGGTCGCCCCTGTTGATCCCCGCAGCTCATGCGGGCTGGAAACGAGCTTGCAACCGCTGGCTATTTGCATTCTGGCTTGATGTTTGGCGCCGCTGCCTACATCTTCAGGCAGACTTGCTTTGGACGTATAACCCGCTGTCGGGGTTGCTGATCACATTGCCGCAGTGCCACTATCAACAACTGGTTTATCACTGTGTTGATGATCTTGTGGCTCAGCCCTGTATGCCAGCTGCGTTGATCGCCCGAGAGGAAGAGCGCTTGTGCCGTTGCAGTGATCAGGTGTTTGTGACCTCGCCTGAGTTGTTGCGCACGCGTTCAGTTTTTAATTCCAGAATTCGATACGACTCGAATGTTGCAGATGTTGATTTCTTTGCTCGCGCCCGTGATTCAAGCATGCCCATAGCGCCAGAACTGCTTGCCTTGCCTGAGGGGCCACGCCTTGGCTTCATCGGTGCCGTGAGTGCTTATAAGCTCGACTTCAACCTGTTGGCTCAGTTGGCAGAAGCCCGTCCTGATTGTCAGATCATCTTGATCGGAAGGCTTGGAGAAGGTGATCCGTCAACCGATCTGCAGCGGGTGGAGAGCTATCCCAATGTCCACTGTTTGGGCCCAAGGGCTTATGCAGAACTGCCATTTTATTTGAGGGGTTTTGATCTGGCTTTGTTGCCATGCCCAATTAATGACTACACCCGATCGATGTTTCCGATGAAGTTTTTTGAGTACATGGCGGCTGGGGTTCCCATTGTTTCAACCGCGCTTCCGGCTCTGCAGGACTATGCCGAACTTGCCTGTCTGTGTCGTACAGATCACGATTTTATTGATGCGATAAATTGCTTGCTGAGCTCTGATGACCGGCGACATGAAGCTGTTGTTCCTCTGCAACAGATGCCTACGCACTGCAGTTATCGAGGGCGCACGCAGCTCATGATGCAGGTGTTGGATCGTGATCAGACTGGCATATAA